One part of the Coffea eugenioides isolate CCC68of chromosome 10, Ceug_1.0, whole genome shotgun sequence genome encodes these proteins:
- the LOC113748682 gene encoding putative 12-oxophytodienoate reductase 11, which translates to MANKAENGEQEQQQPQSIIPLLTPYKMGNFQLSHRIVLAPLTRQRSYGNVPQPHAILYYSQRTTKGGLLIAEATGVSDTAQGYPDTPGIWTKEQVEAWKPIVDAVHAKGGIFFCQIWHVGRVSNYSYQPNRQAPISSTDKPLTPQLRANGVDVAEFAPPRRLRTEEIPEIVNDFKLAAINAIEAGFDGVEIHGAHGYLIEQFLKDQVNDRPDEYGGSLENRCRFALEIIEAVSNAIGADRVGIRLSPFASYSQAGDSNPNALGLYMAASLNKYGLAYCHMVEPRMKTVGEKSETPDSLLPMRKAFKGTFMVAGGYDRKDGIQAVAESRADLVAYGRLFLANPDLPKRFELNAPLNKYNRSTFYLPDPVVGYTDYPFLETTA; encoded by the exons ATGGCAAATAAGGCTGAGAATGGAGAACAGGAGCAACAGCAGCCTCAGTCTATCATCCCTTTACTCACCCCATACAAAATGGGCAACTTCCAGCTTTCTCATAG AATTGTTTTGGCACCTCTGACAAGGCAAAGATCCTATGGAAATGTACCACAGCCACATGCCATTTTGTATTACTCTCAGAGAACCACCAAAGGTGGTCTTCTCATAGCAGAAGCTACAGGAGTTTCTGACACAGCTCAAGG GTATCCAGATACACCTGGTATATGGACAAAGGAACAAGTTGAGGCCTGGAAACCCATCGTAGATGCTGTTCACGCCAAAGGTGGTATCTTCTTTTGCCAAATTTGGCATGTTGGAAGGGTTTCAAATTATA GTTATCAGCCCAACAGACAAGCTCCGATCTCATCTACTGACAAGCCATTAACTCCTCAACTTCGAGCGAATGGTGTTGATGTTGCGGAATTTGCACCACCACGCCGGTTGAGGACTGAAGAAATTCCTGAGATTGTTAATGACTTTAAGCTTGCTGCAATAAATGCTATTGAAGCTG GATTTGATGGTGTTGAGATCCATGGAGCTCATGGCTATTTAATAGAACAGTTTTTGAAAGACCAAGTCAACGACCGACCAGATGAATATGGAGGCTCTCTGGAGAATCGTTGCAGATTTGCTCTGGAAATCATTGAAGCTGTCTCAAATGCAATAGGAGCTGATAGAGTTGGCATCAGGCTCTCCCCATTTGCAAGCTACTCCCAAGCAGGAGATTCAAATCCAAATGCTCTTGGTCTTTACATGGCTGCATCTTTGAATAAATATGGACTTGCATACTGTCACATGGTCGAGCCAAGGATGAAAACTGTTGGGGAAAAATCTGAAACTCCCGATAGTCTTTTGCCCATGAGAAAGGCATTCAAAGGTACTTTCATGGTTGCTGGTGGTTATGATAGGAAAGATGGCATTCAAGCAGTCGCTGAAAGTCGTGCTGATCTTGTTGCTTATGGACGATTGTTCTTGGCCAATCCAGATTTGCCAAAGCGATTCGAGTTAAATGCTCCTCTGAACAAGTACAACAGATCCACTTTCTACTTACCTGATCCTGTTGTTGGCTACACTGACTATCCATTTCTTGAAACCACAGCGTAA